acacattttgagacctatcaattagcgGGATTTTAATCCATTGAATGTGTGCCATCTTAATTTGATATCgttcaagttttttttaatcaaaatgccttGCAATACCAATTCAAATGCCTTAGAGAAGTGCGTtacatcaatactattacctttatcaacccaacttgtaatctcatcaaaaaaagataccaagttagtttgacagcatctattttctataaacgcatattgattgacattaattatgctaccctcctttaattctttgttaattgagtcctgtatcagctgctccattatcttgcctgggatcaatgtcggACTGAGAGGCCTATAATTACGTGGGTCATCCCATTACCCTTTTAAAACactggcacattagcttttttttagtcttctggaacttccccagtgttccaaaacttattgaaaatcaacattaacagttgAGCAAGCTCCCcaggcagctcttttaaaactcttggatccAAGTTCTCTGGAcctgcttattttaaaaactccaacTTCAGTAGCTGCTGTTTGACATCTTCCCACGataccagtggaatggaaagagtgtcatCAACATCATATGACTGTGTCATCTGTTTTTTCCTCAatacaaagcaaaatatttattgaacacttctgcctttttttgCATTagtattgataattctaccattttcagcgagtaatggaccaatataattgttaggattcttttagTTCCTAACATACTTAAAAAactccttaactctgctggccatacatttctccttgtgtctcttTACACTGCCTTTTTCCTCAGTTGTGGCTTTTTCAGTACCTAGTAAAATCTTCTTAAACTCCtctcaattatcattcacatatTTCTGATTAAATTTTTCCTCCTGGCTGATGTGACTCATAACTGtgttcagctttgtgaaatttgtccttttaaagcaccaaacaTAAATATTACTGGTCTGAACTTCATTCCACTTGGACATTATAAACgcgatcaagtcatgatcactttgTACCTAAGCTACTATTAATTTTTAGATGTAAGGGATGGAAAGAGAGAATGCGTGAAAGTGGGCAGCGTGAAATGAGAAAGTTTTCCATCAATTGTGGATGAGTGAAATCCTGTGGTTTGACAAATTTAGGAACATTTGTAGCTAGGCAGGGTGAGAATCAAATCTTATTCTTCAAGGCTAAAACTGACTGCTTTTGGGGATCACtaagggattttttcccccacatacaGCACTGTACCATCAGGTAAGTGCATTACTGGAGGTTTCTCTGAAGTATCAGTTTCTGGCCTTTACCTGAGATGACATACCAGACTTGAGAGGACCAGTAATATAATCTAATGTGGCAACCTATGATTTTTCATTACACACAAATGGTGTGTGCTTAGCATCTAAGAACTTTCTCCTTCAGGATATTGGGAGTTGGGACCTGTCATCTCCAGACTGCATCTCTGTATTAAAGAGCAATTGCATTCTACTCTTTGTGCAAATTACGTGTAATCCCTGTGCTCCTGGTGAGCTGCCTGATTCGATGCTCAGTAAGGACCATCATCCCTGGATTACGGACCTCATTTAACAGAGGGAGATGGTCAAGAGAGGCCATTTGGCATGAGGTTAAAGGAGAGTAGTGCCTCCTACCTGAAAAGAGCAGCATCCATGTAGCAGGAGTTGCAGTGGCCTTGAATCCCTCTCATGCGCCCTTGTAAAACATGCACGGCTGTGCCATTCCTGAGAGGAGGAAAATTAGCCAGAACCTGAGGATTATTCATCTGACCTGCAACAGAAATAACAGAAACTGCTACTTTTAGCATCCCCTTGCACTTGGGACAGCTTTGCCCTCCTGGTCCTTTCCTGTAGGGCTAGCCCACCGATAAAGGTCACAACCCACTCTGTTTGTTCTGTACCGTACCCCCCATGCAGTTAGACCGTAACCTCTTTGGGATGGGGACTTGATTGTTTGGCACACTTACCCACTATAATCTGCTGCCAGAGCACAGACCCATAACCTCAGCATGAGAGGGAACCTCTGGGAAATTTGCTGATCACTCGTTTAGCCGCTAGACTTTTTAACCACCACACATTCCCTGCCATCCACACCACCACTACTATCCTCAGCATCATGTCAGCAAGCGCCTGACGCTGAAAGGGCCCACGGTGGAGAGAGCTAGTTTCCTGACACCGAGCTGAACGTAAGCTTGAGATAATGGGATCTCTGTATAAAGCATTCCTAGAAAATCTTCTGCACTGGAAGCGTCCAACAACCAGCTGGAGGGATTCTCAGGGCTGCTGCTGGAAACCGAAGCTGGTAAATTAATGCCCATTCACCGCATTCCTGCCAGCGTGGCTTTGGTATGGATGAGCTGGTCTAACCatactgggggagggaaggagtgcTGCTCGAGCTCAAGGAAAGCAGCAAATATGCAGATGCATGATCTGTACTTCCCTGCAGGGGCAGTTATTCTGTGGGGTCCACAGCTCTGTCCCAAAGATCTACACCCTCCTCTCCATGCCAGTGTGGTCATCCTACCATTCCAGGTGGCCCATAACTATTTCATTACAGCACAAATAACCTCCTGAAGGGCAGATCCAGCAGGTGACACAAGTGGCAAGGGGATATTAAAGCAACTTTAGCGTGACAACATCCCTGTGTAGTTGGCAAGtatcagccccattttacagaaaggaaaagttAGGCAACAgagaatttaagtgacttgcccaaggtcacagcaagtcagtggcaaatgtCAGAACAGAACCGAGGagtcccaactcccagtcccctgGCTGTACCACTAATAGCTGGAAAATGAGGAAACAGAAGGTGAAAGGAAGAAGGAGAGATGAGAAAGAGAAGGACAGAACAAAATGAGTCCTAGAGTCAGTTCTAATGGGGACGGGTGGGGGAATATAAAGTGCAGTAGATTTAGTTGTGCTAGGATATACGTCAGGGCTATTCTTTGGGAATGGAGGGGGGCACCTTGGACTCTCAGAATTATAATTTTACACAAAATGCTGGTTCTCAACACAGAGACTAGCAGAGATGACCCACATATGACCCTCCTGTCCTAGCCGGAGTCATCAGCTTCTAAGGGAACTCACTGGAAGTGCTGGGGTCCAGGAGGCCGCTGCTCACACACTGGAAGCGCATGTCGGGCTGGCATGACTGAAGCTTCACAAAGAGGCCGCGCTTTGGGGGGCAGTGGAAGTAGCGCGTGCCTAGCCATTCGCCATCTGTGACCCCCTTCTCTTCATCCTGTGAAAAGGACAGAAATCCATCCACCAGCAGTTCCAGGCCAGGCTTTCTAGGAATGAGTTAGATGAGCGGTTtccaacctgtggtccgtggactaTGACTAAGGGGTCTGCAAAAGGTTACCTTTACCATAGAACACTGGTAATgaccctgggggtccacagactacgtctaggatttccaaagggatctgcacctcctttcgaaattttttaggggtctgcaaatgaaaaaaggctgAAAGCCGCTAAGTTAGACTAAGCGGCGCTTGAGAGCACAgctatggaaaaagaaaaggaggacttgtggcacctgagagactaaccaatttatttcagcataagcttttgtgagctacagctcacttcaatttatttgagcataagcatccgatgaagtgagctgtagctcacaaaagcttatgctgaaataaattggttagtctctaaggtgccacaagtcctccttttctttttgcgaatacagactaacgcggccaCTGCTCTGAACTCTGTGGAAAAAGAGTAACAGCAACAATTTCACCACAAGGGGGCACGATCCACTGAAATGCTACATGTGACCAAACGCACCATTAAACAAATCACGCAGTCAAAGCTGCACATATCTGATGGCTGTGCTAGGGCTGACGTTAGGATGGGATTTCATGACCTGACAACTACATACAACTTTGTACTTATTTTGAGTCATTTTTTCATTTGGTTTAGTTACATTTTAGAccagtgcatctgatgaagtgggcggtagcccacgaaagctgatgctcaaataaatgtgttagtctctaagatgccacaactactcctgttctttttgcagatacagactaacatggccactactctgaaacctgtcattttagaCCAGTGCATCCCTTTTGTCAGCACAGAATGAATTTCATGAATCCAAATCCCAACAGCTAttgtccaaggatctcaaagcactttgcaaataactaatgaagcctcacaacacctctgcaGGCAGGTGAGAATGATCCCATTTAACAGATGAGGAAAAAGATAGAGAGGAGACTTGACCAAGCTCATACAATGAGCCAACAGCATGgctaggaacagaactcaggagtcctggctcccaggtccATGCTCTCACCAATataccccctctccctccactaaGGAAAGTCTGCGTCCCAGTATCTATATTATCCCATCCACGATCCCAGCAAGAGAGGCCAGCTTAATCTACCCTGACTCTTTAATTAAGCAGTGTGAAATGTTAGCACCCTAACctagggcatgctgggaaacagaCACGCTCATGACCCCCAAAAGACAGGCTAGTTCTGACCTTAGTACTCTTAGAGAACAGAAACATAATTTTGCTACTTACTAATTCAACTCCTGCCATTTTGTGCTCAATTTTGGGCATGTACCCCAACCAGCGGATGATTCCAGagactggattccccttgtctaAGGTGATCTGTACCATGGAGTTCACATCCAGGGATTGTTTTCTACTTTCCAATTCCTCTCCACTCTCGCTTCTCTCTCGCTTCATTTGTCTCTGAGATCCCAGGGCCATGTCTGGCTCAAATACTGAAAAATCACAATATACATAATAAAACGTGGGCAAGagctgtgggggtgtgtgtgtcaatcTTTGTTCATTCGAATAAGTGGCTGCCGAATATTTCACAGCGTTGTTTTCCTAACAACAATACAACCTAGGGTTTCTGTGCTTCTCAGACACGGATCTATGAGTATGCAGCTAAGAAGAACTGAAAGGGTAGAGAGGAACtggaagaggttcagagaagtgcaataaaaatgatcaaaggtatggaacagcttccacacgAGTAGAGACTACAAAGATcagggctgttcagcttagaaaagagatgcctAAGGTGGAAGAGGacacaggtctataaaatcatgactggtgaggagaaaaTGACTAGAGgagtgttatttatcctttccaacatcacaaaaaccaggggtcacctgaggAAATTGATAGGAagtaggtttaatacaaacaagaggaagtactttttcagaCAACATACAATTAACCTGTGAACTCATAGCCACAGGATACTGTGATGGTCAACAGTAAAACTAGGTtcaaaaaaaagaattagatgagttaatggaggataggtccatcaatggctattagccaagatagcgCTTGGGGCTCCCCTACACCTCTGACTACCAAAAGCCGGGAGGGGAAGACGGGTGGCTCTCTCCAAAATTGCTGTTCTGTATGCTCCCCCTTAAACTCTGGTACTGGCCGCCATTtcagacagggtactgggctagatggatcactggtctgacccagtatggccattcttatgagagTCAGGAAACTTGGGACTGATTCTCAGCCCAAACTAAGGTCCTTTTATACTGCTCTGGAGAATTCACTGCTTCCTTTTGGTagtttgttctaatggttaatccCCTCACTGTTAATAATCCgtgtcttatttctaatttgaatttgtctggcgttaacttccagacattggttcttgttctgtctttctcCAATAGacaaagagccctttagtaccctgtattttctccccaggaaggtaTTTATACGCTGTAATCAGGTAGCCTCTCTGTCTTCTTTTCAATAAACTAAATATACTAAGCTCTTTAAGCTTCTCATTGTcgggcattttctccagccctcaaatcatcCTTTTAAAAACGTAAAACTCTTCTGTTGTGTGTTAGGCTTGTCAGTCACATTGCAGAGAATGaggtaaaagaaaaagaaaaaacccaacccaaagcAAATCCCAATCCGCTGGGTTCTACACAGGTAGGGTGGCTGTATTTGTATGCTGCTTTACCTGGGGAGAGCAGCCCTTCCTTCACAACAGAGTCCATAGGGATgtccctgaaaacatctgttgGTCCTTCTTCTTCCTGTAAGTGACAATGCAAGAGAGGGTTACGTCAGCTACATGATCTGTAAGTGGTGGGGTGAGATGAGGAAAGTCTCCCACAGGAAACAATGATTTTGTTTGCCCTAGACAAAGACTTCCCTCCACAAAACCCTACAACAGCACCACGTGTGCAGGACCTTGATATGGCTCCTACCAGAAGGCAGGCTGCAAGGATAACAACGAAAAATGAAGGCAAGTTCCTCTTACCGGGCAAACTTTAACAAGCCACTGGGTTCCCTCCTTGTACACGTCCATAGCTATGCCTTGTCTGAAGACCTCATCCAGGTAGAAGCCAATTGTGTCCCCTGCTTTTACAGGAACAACCTTGTCCACATCCGGTTTGGGCTCCTCTCTCGCTGGGTCGCCGCCCAGCACCGGGATAAACCGGATTTTGTTAAGCGGCAGAAAGAGCCCATGGTTCTGCTTACACTTGAAATACTCAGAGACGTTATAGGTGCCATCAGTGTGGCCTCTGCCTTCACCATCACCCTGAAGAACCAGCAGAAAGGCACATTACATTCTGGGCAGCAACAAGTCAGAGAGAAGTCACCTGACCCTTGGCACGGTGACCTGTCCTCATGTCAGAAATGaggtaccctcccaacccaatacAAACAACAGAGctgttataggtttcagagtagcagccgtgttagtctgtattcacaaaaagaaaaggagtacttgtggcaccttagagactaaccaatttgatcAGAATATAGacccacccccattttacaatgAGGaagctgagtcacagagagacagGGAAGCCCGAGTCAGACAGGGAGTCTGGAACGGAGCGaggaacggaacccaggagttTTGATCCCAGGCACACTGCTGTTACCAGTGGAAATCAGTGCCTTGCTATTAGGATTCAGAGGCTAAACGTTCAGTGCAATATGATTAGAACTAGCACTTCCAGGGCAACAAGATTTGTTTTCCTGAACACGGGGTTTGATTATAAGATGCAACAGGGTGACAACGCCAGTCCACTGCCCTTGGCCAGACCCCCTTCCGTTGGGCTGAGACGCTGGGCCTATATAAAATTAACTGAGGGGGGGAGAAagagccccccttccccctgaaTCACCGTACCTGTAACTCCACCCCAAAGTAGGACGGACAGAGCGGGGAGGACAAAGGGCTCTTGTTGATCTTCCCAATGTAGCGGATGGTGCCAGTGAACTGTTGTTGGTTGAGATCTACCACCACCTGTTGACCCACTGTAGCCTTCACCGCTGCTTCAAGGCTACACCTGTCCAGGAAACAGTTCAAGCGCTCATTGAAGATGTTGATGGCCAGAAGGAAaacagcttcctcctccttcacAGGCTGAAGAATTTCTGGATTGATAGTGGTTATGGAATCGTCATCCAGCATGGTGACCCTCAAGTAACAAGTGGAAGTCGGGCCACAGGCGATACTGTGCAAATAATTCCTCTCTTTGAGGAAGCACATGCTCCCAGCCTGAAAGAGCTTGCTGCCATATGGAAAATCATCTGTCAAGATGTAATAAACATTTCCGTCCCCTTGTGAAGGTAGAGGGCTGCCTGGTAAAACTGTTGTAGTCATCTTCACTTCCACTCCGTCCTGAGAAGTTAGAGAAGCACAACAGGACAGCACAGGGCACATGATTATTATTATGTTTTATGGTAGCACCCTTATGTGCTAGCTGCTTTTCAAACACACAAGCAGAGACCGTGCCTGTCTTGAGGAGATCACAGACTAAGGGGAGACAGGCATCAAGAAAAGGGAACAACTACCCAGATTTTCTATACAAGATCCATACAGGCAGCCTAGCAAGGGTAGGAGTCTTGCAGATGAGTTCAGGGAAGTGAAAACtcgcctgggggtgggggtggggggttgcggaAGACGGTGATTGAGAGACTGACATAGGCAGATGAGAGTGAAAACGTTGGAGGAgtcaggagggggaaggggaggctacAGAAAGGTAAATAAGTAGAAAGGGGCAGAGCTATACAGAACCTGGAAGGTGACCAGGTATCgggttcattttcaaaagggttaAAAATCATCATTCATAGTGTGGCAAATCTAGACATTAATGCCCTGGGTGAAAACCCACAGTGCCACAAGTAACAAGGGCTGGGGGATTCTGTGCAACAGCCCTGGTCAATACCCAAAACATCTGGCTGTTAGACAATGCTCCTCTGGTGCTCATGGAGGCCAGGACACCTGAACAGGTATTCTACCCAATGAACAATCCACGCCTGGTGAGACAGTTGTCCTGCCAGCTCCTGCACAAGCCTGCCAGTGTGGTTAACCTTGCCATTAAATATAGGAAGTAGATGGACACTACTGGTCACCAAAGGTCTCATCCAAGACTGTGAGAACTATGCTCACTCTAGGTGGTAACACAGAGCCATGCATCCAAATATTCTACATAAGTACACTTCCAAAGCAGCCTGGTATCATCATAGTCACAGCGATGCTTTGTGGGTGTATGAGGTGTCCAGAGTCTGTGATGCATGGAGTCTTAGTCAGGGACTCTGCATTTTAAAGATCTGGAGACCAATCACCTTGTTACACGAACAAGAAAAACCACGTGTCACATACAAGGTACTTTCTTCCATTTCAAATTAACACAACAAAATCTCACCGAGCTTTATACCCTGGCTAAAGGGACACCAACATGAAATCCAGCCAGgtttaaaaagtgaattaaaagTAGTTTCTGGTGCTGCGCTTGCCAACTCCCCCTGCTTAACGTGGCAGTTTTACAACACTTTTCCGTAAGTTCTCTCTCCAAGGGAAAACAGTAAGTCTGACTAATGAATGcacaaaagaaaactgaaaataaaacatttattccttctaatctctttcagttacagtaaCCTCATGTGTTACTTGTAGTAATACTGGTAAAAACACATTCAGGCAGAGGTGCGATTTTTAAGTTTGGCTCCTTAAATAGTGCTGTCATTGTCGGGTGAAAACCCTACACGCATTTAGAAACAGCACTGAACTGCCTGGGTTAGTAACATACCAGATTCTTAAGACTGAAATGACGGTTAAGACTAACGTAGGAcctctgcactggtgcagctcacagtgacttcaacagggctCCAGGTGGGCACAGAGCAGAACCCCTTGCAGGGTCAAGACCCGACTTGGCACCATTGTCGGCTGTTTGCTGTGGGCACGCCGTATACTTTGGACGGTCAAACTGCACGGATGATTTCATGTTTGCTCCTAGTCTGTATCGCTCCCTACTTCCCAGCTCTGTTTGGAGGATTTGGATCCTGACACAGGCAGCTCAAGGTTTCCATATAAATACAGGATTTTCCAACTCCTTGTTGATGAGGTCTGGTAAATTCAGGGGCTTCCTTAAAACCAAACCCTGGCGGCTGGGCCTCAGCTACCTGACCTTTCACTTCTGCAGCACACAGAGCGCTGGGGGGTCAGGAGAAGGGGTGGCCCTAGTGCATTGGGAATGGGGTCCGGTGGCAGTTGGGGGATTCTCTCTGGGGGGTGTTCTGGGGGTGTCCCTACAGGGAAAGGGGTGCACCACAGACTGAGACTGTCTCTGTTAAAGTcacaaatggggggagggggtgttcctGACTGGAGAGGGAGGGGCCCCAGGCGGGGGTGTCCCAGaaggggggggcccgggggggaggggccccaggcGGGGGTGTCCCAGaaggggggggcccgggggggaggggccccaggcGGGGGTGTCCCAGaaggggggggcccgggggggaggggccccaggcGGGGGTGTCCCAGaaggggggggcccgggggggaggggccccaggcGGGGGTGTCCCAGaaggggggggcccgggggggaggggccccaggcGGGGGTGTCCCAGaaggggggggcccgggggggaggggccccaggcGGGGGTGTCCCAGaaggggggggcccgggggggaggggccccaggcGGGGGTGTCCCAGAAGGGGgaggcccgggggggaggggccccaggcGGGGGTGTCCCAGAAGGGGgaggcccggggggggaggggccccaggcGGGGGTGTCCCAGAAGGGGgaggcccgggggggaggggcccccggCGGGGGGGTCCCAGAAGGGGgaggcccgggggggaggggccccaggcGGGGGTGTCCCAGAAGGGGgaggcccgggggggaggggccccaggcGGGGGTGTCCCAGAAGGGGgaggcccgggggggaggggccccaggcGGGGGTGTCCCAGAAGGGGgaggcccgggggggaggggccccaggcGGGGGTGTCCCAGAAGGGGgaggcccggggggggaggggccccaggcGGGGGTGTCCCAGAAGGGGgaggcccgggggggaggggccccaggcGGGGGTGTCCCAGAAGGGGgaggcccgggggggaggggccccaggcGGGGGTGTCCCAGAAGGGGgaggcccgggggggaggggccccaggcGGGGGTGTCCCAGAAGGGGGAGGCCCGGGGGGAAGGGGCCCCAGGCGGGGGTGTCCCAGaaggggggggcccggggggaggggccccaggcGGGGGTGTCCCAGaaggggggtcccgggggggaggggccccaggcGGGGGTGTCCCAGaaggggggggcccgggggggaggggccccaggcGGGGGTGTCCCAGaaggggggggcccggggggaggggccccaggcgggggtggcccagaggaggaggaggggagggtccgggggggaggggcccaggcggggggagggggtcctggggggcggggaggagttcAAGGCGCGGGGCTTCCCGCTCGGGACGGGGACGCTGGGGCCCGCCCGGAGCCGGCCGCCGCCTCTCACCTGCCGCGCGCGCGCGGGCGCCGGGGCCCTTCGCGGAGCGAGCCGGGGCCTCCCGCTGCCACGGCGCTTCCGTGTCTGGGGGCGGGCACCATCGAGTCCCGGGAGGCGCGGGACAGAGCGGCGGCCGCTCCCTCCCCGCACCGCGCCCCCTGTCGGGCCGGGCGCAGAGCCCGCCGGGCGGCACCCAACCGCCCAATCGGGATGAGGGGGCGGGACGTTGCGAACGCGGTTGTCCTATGAGAGGCGGGAGGGAGGAAACGGGACAGAGCAAGCGGCCCCCGCCCCGCTGCTGGGAGGCTTGCTGTGTGTCATAGCCCCGCCACTGCTGCTCCTGAGGGGGAGTCCCCACCAGCCTTCCGGGTGGGATTGCTGCACCTGGGGGGTGGGTGCACATGCTGCCCGGGCCTGGTGGGTGTCTGGCTGCGAAGGGTTGTGCATGGTGCTTCCTTGCCCTGGGGATCCCCAGCTGGGACACTTGtcctggtggagggaggggttagCTTTGGTGGGGGTCAGGGAGGAGGGCACAGGACGGCtagggcagctgggctggggggagggacaaGGAATCCCGCTTCCCGCTCTCatgttgtcttttctttttcctttaccttgctctttccctgctctggcacttgtcgttttcccccctttcctccttctctctctctcagcctctctctgtTCTCCATCACACTCACCCGCTCTGTCCCCAGCCCGCTTGCTGCTCAGGGCTGGCCCCGTGTGCGTGTGCATTCAGTCAGCCCGCTGCCCATGCCACTGGCTCAGCCATGCGGGGGCTCCTTTGGGTGGCCCGTCTGCTGAGGTTTATGGGTTTATGCAAACCTCAGCATGGACACAGTGAGAGGTTCTGCAaacagaacgaggagtacttgtggcactcctcgttctttttgctgatacagactaacacggctaccactccgaAACCCACAAACAGAGTCATTCCTGGTCTGCAGGGACACATGAGCAGCCGAAGCACACTCAGACCCAGGCcagggagccaggggctgggtgAGGAGCTGACCATCCCTGTGATGTTTTCCCCATGGTTTTTAGATGAGTGGGGAGAGCACGGGTCACCCATGGAAAATGATGTAAGTTCCTAGTGGTGAGAGGATGGGATGGGGTCTGAGGAGTGAATCTTTCCCAGTGTCTGTCTTCAATATAgtccttttctcttccctgtcTTCCACTTCTCTTCAGGGTCAGGGGTTGTGTCTAGTGGGACTGGTGCAGTTTCATTAATAACGTATAAAGAGGAGAGTAAGCGGCATGTTAACTGAATCCCCACaggggccaggaacagagccagGGCATCTTTCTCTCAGTCTGAGCAACCTGTCTGCTGGgatgggatt
The window above is part of the Chelonia mydas isolate rCheMyd1 chromosome 2, rCheMyd1.pri.v2, whole genome shotgun sequence genome. Proteins encoded here:
- the LOC102946483 gene encoding ubiquitin carboxyl-terminal hydrolase CYLD, with product MTTTVLPGSPLPSQGDGNVYYILTDDFPYGSKLFQAGSMCFLKERNYLHSIACGPTSTCYLRVTMLDDDSITTINPEILQPVKEEEAVFLLAINIFNERLNCFLDRCSLEAAVKATVGQQVVVDLNQQQFTGTIRYIGKINKSPLSSPLCPSYFGVELQGDGEGRGHTDGTYNVSEYFKCKQNHGLFLPLNKIRFIPVLGGDPAREEPKPDVDKVVPVKAGDTIGFYLDEVFRQGIAMDVYKEGTQWLVKVCPEEEGPTDVFRDIPMDSVVKEGLLSPVFEPDMALGSQRQMKRERSESGEELESRKQSLDVNSMVQITLDKGNPVSGIIRWLGYMPKIEHKMAGVELDEEKGVTDGEWLGTRYFHCPPKRGLFVKLQSCQPDMRFQCVSSGLLDPSTSSQMNNPQVLANFPPLRNGTAVHVLQGRMRGIQGHCNSCYMDAALFSLFSCTSVLDSMLFKPSLPPEGHVQKILRDEIVNPLRRNGFVAANSVMHLRQQLTEKGQCSSFATSEKDPEEFLNLIMHHILGIEPLLKLQSGGQKEQECYCYQIFIDKQEELVVPNVQQLVEHSFLSSNLKLVEIPSCFIIQMPRFGKEYKMFSKIIPSLELDITDLLLDSPRECFVCGDIATQECSECFKDKMFAVTGMKQYCKSCCRQAHSHYRRKAHRPTKLHIPEEFQGRSPMDSPRIPRERMELFAVLCIETSHYVSFVKYGPEKENWLFFDSMADRHGDENGFNIPIVTLCPEVAKYLQLPVAALAMEQPRDMEGVAKRLFCDAYMYMYQSKKMALYK